DNA sequence from the Paramormyrops kingsleyae isolate MSU_618 chromosome 14, PKINGS_0.4, whole genome shotgun sequence genome:
CCAATAACCGACGAGAAGCTCACCAGATGGTCATACCGCCCACCGGCTGCGATGATCTCAAGCACGGTGCGCTTGCGGCGGCGCACGAACGCCACAAACTGGAAGATGACACCACGATGATGCTGCACTTTGTAGACCAGGCCCAGGTTGACCACCACCtgttcaaaaaagaaaaaaaaagacacttgcatcacttcctgttgtggctggGGGACTTCACGGTTACAGAAAGCACCCCAGCTGTAGGTGAGCACGTTTGACATACGTGCAGCTTGATGCCCAACTTCCTCAGCAGGCCAGTGACTTCCTCCAGATCCTTGACACCCTGCTTGGCTAGCTGGGAAACGGCTGTTTTCCGCTTGGTCAGGGAGTTGATCAGGGGAAGCAGCTCATGGAGCGCCCCCTTCTGTTCAATGTATTTGTAAAGTGTCTGTACCTGCGAATgaaagggtcaaaggtcagggaTGTTATAAGTATTGTGCATCATTGTTAAACCATTGTTATCACCATAGCAGCCACCACTAGACATTTACGAGCATTGGATCCCAAGGAGAGCTAAACTACTCTGAAGCAGTTATGGGCCTGTTCTTCCTGACAGGCTCGAAGCAGTAAGACCACGAGGTGCTACTCACGCTGTTGGTGGAGAGGGACAAGTTGCAGAATTTAGCCTCAACCTCTCGCCGGGTTAGTTTTTCTGTCTGAGAGATGGAGGAAGCGAAAGAGGATATTAGCATATGGGCGTTGGGTCTCCTACCTCACATGCACGAGCCACCGGAGACTGACCATGGTATCGCACAGGATGTTGGAGGCTTGCTGGAGCTTATCCTCTGGGATACCACTGTGCAGAAGCACCGCCTTCAGCAGGCTGGTGTGGTTCAGGTAGATGCTGTAGTTCCTCTCCTGTCAGCACCAAGACCATTACTACCCAGCCTCATGGCCCCACCTATAATCCCACCCACCACACGACtcaaacagaaaacatggtCAACACCCCTCTTTGATTCTTTATTCAGAAGTAAAATCACACACAGATTTTGAAACCCTATTCATTGAcaaaatgtgtaaatgtggccctAAAAGGATAAAACCACAGTCACAAAGCAACAGGCCGTCCTTAGGCAGTGCAAACGGGTCAGTACCTGCAAGGTGCTGAATTCCTGGATGATTTCAGAGATGGTGTAGATTGTCTCGGCGTCTGGGAGCAGACTGCTGGTGGCAGGGGTGACGATGTCAAACGCACACTCCAGCAGCTCCTTGGGGTGCGTGCGGTCGGGCTTCCGGGGTCGGAACACCCGGTCGATGCTGTACCTGCACAGAGACCATTtccagggcggggggggggggcactttatAGAAAAAGCACTCTGCAAAACTGCAAAGCTGCATCTTGATCTGAAACCATCATGACAATGAATGTCCCAGGGTACTTTACCGTTTTAAACTGGAAATGTTGCTCCGGGCCACATATCTTGCGAAAGCCAGCTGTGGTTAAAggccaaaaaaatatatatatatttttttttactaaagaaCAAACAATACAGAAGATTGGAGGGTGGATATGAAGAAATTATTACAATTATCCATCTAAAAAGAAAGCAGCTGCACTATTAAGACACCATGCGGCAGAgtgacttcctgtttcctgccGCTCACCCGGAGGTCATAGGGCAGGGTAACCAGCATGCCGCTGTGATCCATGAAGCACGCCAGGTCACTGCCTTCGTACAGTGCCTTGCTCTTAGGCATGAGCAGGGGGGTCTGAAAACGCACCGCACCTTGGGGGGGGTGCAAAAAAAAGATGTAAGACACACAGGCACCTAAGGAGATAAAACAAGGGCAGAAAAACCTTGGCCAATGGTTTAAATGACAGAAAAAGCATGTAAGGCTTACCGTGTTTTTTGAATATCCTGCTTATTGTTTCATGCACGTACTGCTGGAGTTTGGCAGCACTGGAATTGAAACTCCCCTGAAATCAAGGGAAACGCAGCAGACTTAAGACAAACAATCTAATTAAAGTGTAATTCAATAACCACAGCAGACAAATGATCCATGCGTGAATGGAATGGTTTTGGTCAGAGCTTCATTTACTACTGAAAGCTCGAGAGTGACACCTATGGGACACTTTCCAAATGGCAGCTCTTTCAAGCCGCGTGTGAGGTACCCTGATTCATACCTTATGGAAGTCTATGTCATACGCATAGTCTATGCCCGGGGCGACGCTCTGGGCGAACAGCCGGTTGACCATGGTGCGGTAGGCCTTGCCGTTAACGTTATTCATGGTGTGCTGGAGGACCTCGTGCAGCTCGGACTCCTCCATCTGAGGGGGCGGCAGCAGGTCGCTCTTCAGCAGCTCCACAGCTGTGGGCCGCTTGGCGGGGTCGTGGTTCAGCAGCCAGCTGATCACTTTCATCTGTGGGGGGAGACCACAGACCCTCAAGTCCAGAAAACATGGTCAGCCTTTAAGTTACTGATTGTTACAAAGCGTTACGTGGGGTAGCATGAGGTGGCTCTGTGAGCACAGGACCCAGTCAGCCAGGGTTACGCCTATAAGCATAACCCATAATCCCAGTAATTAACGAAGTATTACCTGTGTTCCTTGCTCAGACCCCCGGAAGTCTTCAGGAAACTGGATGGACTCCTGTGAACGATTGCGACACAGATGGTGAGGGGTCTAAAATCCCTGGGGTGGGCTCCAATCCCATCCAGGCCGGGGGCCTTACCGTGCGCAGCTGGCTGAGGACAGCGATCCGCTCAGACGCGGTGGTCATGGGCCGGTATGACATCTCAAACAAGATGATGCCAAGGCTAAAGAGGTCCACCTTCTGaggaagagacagacagaaatgtgTGGGACATGAAGAACCTGTAGCACCTGAATCCTGCTGAACATTATAATACCatttttatcatcatcatcagtctTAACACAGGACCTAGCACTTAACACTATTGCTACTATGCACAGAGTACAGAAATTGGTCATAGTTTTGTGCAGAAGATACCTTGGAAAACGATCGACAGGAGTAACGTGTTACAACACAAATTACACCAAGTCCTTCTGCCGCCGGGGCTATGGACCCATGGATCGGACTTGTACCGAAATTGGTCATAGTTTTGTGCAGAAGATACCTTGGAAAACGATTGACAGGAGTAACGTGTTACAACACAAATTACACCGAGTCCTTCTGCACGCAGGGCTATGGAGCCAAGGATCGGACTTGTCGGTCTAATGCATGCCACAAATGCTCGACATGTATCCACCTGTCTACATGATGCTACAGAAAACGGGATTCATAAGACCAGGTGACCTTCCACAGCTCCAAGGTGCAGTTCTGACGCTGATCATTGCAGACACTTTCAATAGTGGTCAGGGGCCAGAATGGGCATTCTGACTGGCCTGCAGCTACGCGGCTCCAAACGCAAACAAGTCTAATGCTCGGACGGACGGACAAATATTGTTGCATTACATCTAACACTCAACattcaaaaaatacaaaaacgaGGTTGTTCGGCGCCTCGTGAAAACATGACAACTGACTACCATGTCAGGGTTTAGTGCCTAAGCTCTACCTGGTTGTAGCTGGATTTGGTGCTCCCTTGCACCTCAGGGCCCACGTACAAGGCGGTCCCCACCATGCCGGTCATGTTATCTGGGAAGGGGAATGGAGGAACACAAGCAGAGTAGCTACACATGGATCTATGGGTCTCTTACAACTCAAAATCCAACCTCGCCACCTTTGTGCTTAGGTGCACGTTCTACCCAAACCATTTCATTCATGGAAACCAAATCTTCTACACAAACTCGAAATGAAATCTCTGAACCATGGGGTGCAAAACATTCCAATTAAGAAACGCTTGATGCAAGGCAGCAGATTTGATTCGGATTATGACAAAACTGCAGGAGGGGAATAGTTTGAGCTTCCCTCACCTGTAGGGTCCGGTTTAATGAGCAGAGCAGAGACACTTTCCTCCATCTCCTGTTTGCTGGCAGCCTGCGAAGTATAATTAACAGTGCTTAGTTGTTTACAGCGTTATTTTTTGAAGACCTGCTGGTTTTAAGATCATTCCACTGGTCCAGCAGTTTGTTTTCTGCCGAATGTAAACGTTGACATTAGTGTGATATTGCAGGTAGAACTCGATATTACACACGATCACTCATCTACCGGAAAGATGGACAGGACAACGCAGAACAACCAAGACCAAGAGTTCCCAAGGAGGAAAAGCGTGAAGCAGGAAGGGCGAGTCTATGCTAATGAAGTCTGGTTAAGAGGAAGCCCGGTGACCCGGGAAATGTGTACCACATTAGCGGGATGGTCCGTGGCCAGGCCAAAGTCGCCGATCTTCACATGGTCCTGGGAATCCAAGAAGATGTTGACAGGCTTCAGATCTCGATGAATCATTCCCTGTTGGGGAACAACGAGCGGGACAAAACTGATCCCTGGGATATGATTAAAAGCATGCCTTGGGATGGATTGTGCAACGCCCCCTCCCCACGCGAACGTGGCCGTCAGATAGAGGCTTGGGAACATTTtgtggcaggaaaaaaaaatctcattagTTTAGCAGAGGCTGTGAGCAAAAAGTGGAACAGAACATACTGTTAAGGAGACAATGGGCTTTAAGACAGCACAGaacctgattaaaaaaaaaaagttagacAATAGTGCACATGTGCATTCAGTCTCACACGGGAAGAAGGCTTCCAACTACAGCCACAGCTTAGCATAAGTCTCCTGTACTCACTGAATGTTGACTCCACACAGATATATTTGGAAAAAGGATTCACAGCTGCATATTGCGTAGAAGGCAATGGCAAGTATtaaagtgagggggggggggctttccaaACTTATGAAAAGCAAAACAGAATACAGAATGCTCCATTATCCACTCTGAGCACAGCCCCTCCCTGGCCAGGACACCTGCCCACGCCTGCAGCTGGCCCATTCCATCCTCTCCTGTGGCCACACAACAAGACCCAGTCATCACAGTCATCCTTCTGTAGCCCTCGCAAAACAAGACCTCTCTTTCCGCTTCTGTTGAAAGTCTACTGCtaggccagtagggggcgccagaACATCTCCCTATAGGTCATGAGGCGGCAGACCTGCTCGTGGATGTACGCCAGTCCGTCGAGGATTTCTCGGAAAAGCCTCCAGAGGCGGCTGCAGTCCAAGTGCAGGCCCTTGTCTATAGTGTCCCGCAGAGTGCTCTTCTCACAGTATTCCATCTAGGGAGGAAGCCGACAGCATTAAGCAGCCACCGGCCCCTTAAGAGACACTAACTGCATCGTGTTCTTGGTGAGCCGGCCACCATCTCACCTGTATATACAGGTAATGCGCGATAAGGTGGGGCGTCTCGGAGTCCGTGCTCTCCATCGCGCTCTCCTCTTTTCCCTTACTCTGGGCCTCCTAAAGAGAGGAGGAGGACCTTGGATTAGGCCGGCCGCACTTCGCGTGAATGTGGGTAAAAGGACACGCCAGCACCTCTGACCTGGGAGAGGCTGTCCTTGCTCCCGTGGTCGTTGTCGAAGACGATGTCGCTGTCAGAATCACTGCTGCAGGGGCTGAGGAGACATAGACCACCAACATACACATGCGAGAGACACGCAACATCAGACCAACACCACCAACATACCATCATGAAATGTCAATTAACAGACTGTGATATTTAGTGACAACTAAAATCTATGTTACGGAACACAGAAATTGTAAAAAGCAAGCCACAtgatgtcactttttttttattaatagaTTTTAGATATACATATTTTGTTATATATGTCTTGGTTGTGTTGACTGCTGTCTGCAAAGCAAATTGCCCCTTGGGGAGCAATAAAGCCAATTTAATCTAAGCCAATAATGTGTTCAACAGAGAGCAGCGTTCTCACAGGAAGGAGGGGCAGAAGACGTCTTCCTCTTCATCGTCTTCGTCACTAGACTCGGAGTTTGCACCGCTGCACTTGGCGCTGGTGGACCTCTCGATGGAGGTACTCCACTCCACGGAGCTGGACAGGGCGGGCGGGGGCGCCTTGTCCTCCACATCGTCTGGCAGGCCCAGTTCATTGCGTGGCCGGCTCACGCACTGGGGGGGCTTCCCTGGGGAGCTCACCATCTCGGAGCTATCGCTACTCAGCACGCCCACGGACGGCCTCTCGTGCCTCTCGATCCAGGCGTTATAGTAGCGCACAATGTTCTCGTGGTTCAACCTGGACAACAGCGTGACCTCTCCTTTGATCCGCCGGAACTGCTTGCTGGCCGGGTTCACCTGTATGCGCTTCACGGCGTAGTAACAGCCGTCCAGCTTGTTCTGAACCTGCCAGAGGGACACGGATACAAGGCGCTGGAGAAAATGAACGGATCACTGAAAGACAACCCTTTGTCTGCTTGGAATGTCAaacaactgtaaaaaaaaataaaaattaggcACAAAACAAATAACCAGATCAAAGCTGGACAGGAAGAAGAGGCTCATTAATAAGCTCCAGAAGTGGCGAAGGGAGCCACACCTTAATGACAGCCCCAAAGGCTCCTTTCCCCAGCATCTGCAGCTCCTCAAACTCATTGTAGTAGCGCGAGAATTGCTTCTGGATGTCTGTGCTGAAGGGGGTTTCCAGGATGCGGCCGCGGGAGACGACGGTGGAAGCAAAGTCATCGCCTACGTCTGCAGGGAGACGCCAGACATCAGCCAAGGGGACCATGTGACCATGAGATTTCAATGGGCTACATGCTTACAGAGGTACTGATGTATTTCCAGGAAAACCTCGGCCAGCCAAAAAATTTCCACTATCCGTACAAGTTGCTCTGTTTTCATCAAAACATGTACAAGTCTATGTCTACCATAACTTTCAGTAATTCACACCCCTGTCCAGTTGGTGGCAAGTGTGCTAATAATAATGTCACGGCACGACGTACAGTGAGGCGTCAAAGCAACGCAAATATAGACACACAATCTAACACGGTCTAGCATGTTGTTTTATCATGCGTTTACAAGTTATGACATAAATCCAAAAACTACTGAAAACACTAAGCATTCTTTTCAATTTCTACTTCCTCCAGTTGAAAGAGGGGCAGTGTTACCCAAATGCACAGTGCAATGGCAGTGGTCAGTATCGTGTAATGAAGATAAACAATGGCCAACAACAAAATTATGGGGTTTAATAATAACATTAACTATCATAATCACAAAAGAATGACAACATAGGAAGCTACTTTTTAGTACGCCCTCactgctatatatatatatatatatatagacacacacacacaggaacttCCATCACAGTTTGGGAGAGGAACTTAGAGTAACGGTCTTTTAGCTAGAAACGCCAGCATGTTCACTTTGTTAGGGTTCAGCTGTGTTTTTGGCAGGGTCTGCATATCgcagaaatgaaagaaaaaaagggttttttgtgtttgttttttaatctgATAATGCAGCTCAACCCAGTGGAAACTGAATTTGTTGCAATTATCGATATAGTTGGAAAAAAttgataagaaaaaaaaaatgtatcgaTAATATCGATTACCTGCCCAACCCTAGGAGAAAGCAAATgagaacatgaaaaaaaaaaagtgaaatccCAGAcatttctggcatttttaggtcCTGAAAAAGAGGTAATTTGTTCAATTTGTTAATGAGAAAGTCTTCACACAGCCACTGCTTAAAACATATCTTTTGAAGCCGTTTGATGTACGGCACAATGTTTGAATAATGCAACTAGTGTCATTGACCATAAGTATGGGTCAGTCTTCACGCAACCGAGTGAAAAACACCGTAGTCAGTTGTTAAGTACAGTGTACGAGCGCCGAAAGTGAAACCGCTGGCTGTCTCGGAATGCAGAAGAGGGAGTGCATAAGGCGGATCACTGTCACTATAGTGTTTCCATCCTCTCCTGGTTTAACTGCCCAGAAACAACTAACCGATGAGAAGTCAGCTAATCACTTTCAAGGCCTCCTTTTTTCCCACCACCAGGAAAAACACTGTACAGAAACATTTGATCGAATTCAGGTGGAGACATTTACTAGGAAAGAGCATCACCGTATGAGTTACAGATCTGCTGAAGCATGTAAAAAGGTGTGTAGGGGCACCTTCTGGACTGTCATAGCAGTGCGGCGAggtcctgggggagggggggttgaagAATGCATGGCTCAGGAGCTGCTGCGTGTTCCAGCGCTCTGCGTCGTTCAGGCACACACACCTAAGCAGCAGCAAAAAACAAtttcaataaataaaaccaCTGGAGGAGGCATGAATCTGAGAAGCAATCAGGCTCTGTAAAAAGCTGACGTTCACAGGAAGCTGCCCCTCACCCTCTGACGCCCCCAAGCCTGCGGTGTCATTAAACAATGACACTGCCGGGGGCCCACACTGCCGGGGGCCCACACTGCCGGGGGCCCACACTGCCGGGGGCCCACACTGCCGGGAGCCAACTGCTCCACAATCCACAAGGCCGTGTGAATAAACTAACTACTTCCAATCCAGGCGCTAAACCCGGAAAACTAATATTTAACTAAGGTGTGCCAGGAATTATTAATGCTAACGTTCCAGCCACGAGATGAATGAGTGGCCTGAATGGAGCTGCGGGCACTTTCACCTGCTGAGGAAGTCCTGGAAGTCGGCGGGCAGGCTGCTGGGCACCGACACGGGGTACTCCTTGACCTCGCTCCCCTGGCTGAGTGCCAGCAGTAGCAGGCCGAGGCTCCACACGTCGCCTTTCTTGCCAGCCTTGGCGGGCACCGCGGCCTCTGAGAAGCGCACGCGTGTCTGCTCGAACACGTCCTCTTTGCAGACATCTGCCAGCCGCTTGGACAGGCTGTAGTCCGTGAGGCGCACGGTGCCCTCGGCGTCCAGTAGCACGCTGGAGGCCGTCAGCCTCTTGTGCACCACCGAGTTGCTGTGCAGATAGTCCAGGGCGCTCAGCAGCTGGGCGGCCAGCTGCCGCAGCCGGTCCGTGGGGAGCGGGGCCCCGCGAGCCAGCGTCTGGGACAGGCTGTGGCCAGTCACGTGTTCCACCAGCAGGTCCACCACCAAGCTGTCCTCCAGCTCCCGGTGGCTCAGTGCCATGTACTGCACCAGGTGAAGGTGCTCCAATTTCAGCAGGGAGTTCAGCTCGCTCTCCATTCCCTGGATCTGGGAGGGGACAACAGCGGAATCAAAGAATGAGTTAGGAATACAGTGCTGGATCAAACAGCAGCACAGGGttacatttcccaaaagctcATGTTAGCAACTTATGTAGTTGGAACCATTCAGTTGCATGCTTCTGGAAACATACCCCAGATCTAGAACATTCCGGTGCTGTTAGAATATAATTACACACATCTTGCTCCGAGCATATTATTCACCTGTTTTTTGCACTTTTCTATTTTTTCCTTCTCCTGGTCCGTAAGGAACTTGCCCATCTTCTTGTTCCAGCACAGCGTCCACTCATACACCACAGCGAAGTCCCCGGAGGATGCATTGAAGGCTCGGTACACACTGCGGCTCAGCGCCTCACTCTCCCCTGCCAGGAGCAAACACAGCATTCTGGGTAACTGAGGTAACCACTGCTTGGTAACCACTTTGATACACTAAGAGtgaacaca
Encoded proteins:
- the eif2ak4 gene encoding eIF-2-alpha kinase GCN2 isoform X1 encodes the protein MSFKNPTDGAESYLAQQENELEALASIFGDDFEDIRKKQPWKVKRPPEVYLYLRPKGLSDGKESYVSVDLEVKCPPNYPDVPPKVELKNAKGLSNGNLQNLHVELAKLAAERCGEVMIYELADYVQGFLTEHNVPPPRSFHEEMLKNQQREQERLVQEEQRRIDLERHKEEQTKIEILAELQRREEEKKEEKKRKEVAKQERFENAAQPASEIQVPAPEQSETRKGCSSRRRANSSNRHRRETNHSVCSDDGIRQQEVLHFSNSALGEIKVHKGRLIGESEALSRSVYRAFNASSGDFAVVYEWTLCWNKKMGKFLTDQEKEKIEKCKKQIQGMESELNSLLKLEHLHLVQYMALSHRELEDSLVVDLLVEHVTGHSLSQTLARGAPLPTDRLRQLAAQLLSALDYLHSNSVVHKRLTASSVLLDAEGTVRLTDYSLSKRLADVCKEDVFEQTRVRFSEAAVPAKAGKKGDVWSLGLLLLALSQGSEVKEYPVSVPSSLPADFQDFLSRCVCLNDAERWNTQQLLSHAFFNPPSPRTSPHCYDSPEDVGDDFASTVVSRGRILETPFSTDIQKQFSRYYNEFEELQMLGKGAFGAVIKVQNKLDGCYYAVKRIQVNPASKQFRRIKGEVTLLSRLNHENIVRYYNAWIERHERPSVGVLSSDSSEMVSSPGKPPQCVSRPRNELGLPDDVEDKAPPPALSSSVEWSTSIERSTSAKCSGANSESSDEDDEEEDVFCPSFLPCSSDSDSDIVFDNDHGSKDSLSQEAQSKGKEESAMESTDSETPHLIAHYLYIQMEYCEKSTLRDTIDKGLHLDCSRLWRLFREILDGLAYIHEQGMIHRDLKPVNIFLDSQDHVKIGDFGLATDHPANVAASKQEMEESVSALLIKPDPTDNMTGMVGTALYVGPEVQGSTKSSYNQKVDLFSLGIILFEMSYRPMTTASERIAVLSQLRTESIQFPEDFRGSEQGTQMKVISWLLNHDPAKRPTAVELLKSDLLPPPQMEESELHEVLQHTMNNVNGKAYRTMVNRLFAQSVAPGIDYAYDIDFHKGSFNSSAAKLQQYVHETISRIFKKHGAVRFQTPLLMPKSKALYEGSDLACFMDHSGMLVTLPYDLRLAFARYVARSNISSLKRYSIDRVFRPRKPDRTHPKELLECAFDIVTPATSSLLPDAETIYTISEIIQEFSTLQERNYSIYLNHTSLLKAVLLHSGIPEDKLQQASNILCDTMTEKLTRREVEAKFCNLSLSTNSVQTLYKYIEQKGALHELLPLINSLTKRKTAVSQLAKQGVKDLEEVTGLLRKLGIKLHVVVNLGLVYKVQHHRGVIFQFVAFVRRRKRTVLEIIAAGGRYDHLFQEFRGPTSPPVALSAVGASVALDRICASLANMEEPPSVGSCDALVLPVGHTSMSRAIVVVQKLWSCGVSAEIVYDVSQPQEAVLEHSRQAGITCVVLVSDKEGSYVKVKCFEKDRQSEKRIPETDLLDHIVQKCRTRSFDDRNGRDMCESASLQNPKGSILATSGLSEPHGSNVPMTISVNLITPEKVSASTRRRHETQIQTRLQNLGSYLQNKSSNIEVVAVDLQKETVINFLSLEFDGEEAFNISVKNLLSRLPKQRYLKSICDEIHRFKMMQRVAVVVLYSYKDDYYKVLL
- the eif2ak4 gene encoding eIF-2-alpha kinase GCN2 isoform X2: MSFKNPTDGAESYLAQQENELEALASIFGDDFEDIRKKQPWKVKRPPEVYLYLRPKGLSDGKESYVSVDLEVKCPPNYPDVPPKVELKNAKGLSNGNLQNLHVELAKLAAERCGEVMIYELADYVQGFLTEHNVPPPRSFHEEMLKNQQREQERLVQEEQRRIDLERHKEEQTKIEILAELQRREEEKKEEKKRKEVAKQERFENAAQPASEIQVPAPEQSETRKGCSSRRRANSSNRHRRETNHSVCSDDGIRQQEVLHFSNSALGEIKVHKGRLIGESEALSRSVYRAFNASSGDFAVVYEWTLCWNKKMGKFLTDQEKEKIEKCKKQIQGMESELNSLLKLEHLHLVQYMALSHRELEDSLVVDLLVEHVTGHSLSQTLARGAPLPTDRLRQLAAQLLSALDYLHSNSVVHKRLTASSVLLDAEGTVRLTDYSLSKRLADVCKEDVFEQTRVRFSEAAVPAKAGKKGDVWSLGLLLLALSQGSEVKEYPVSVPSSLPADFQDFLSRCVCLNDAERWNTQQLLSHAFFNPPSPRTSPHCYDSPEDVGDDFASTVVSRGRILETPFSTDIQKQFSRYYNEFEELQMLGKGAFGAVIKVQNKLDGCYYAVKRIQVNPASKQFRRIKGEVTLLSRLNHENIVRYYNAWIERHERPSVGVLSSDSSEMVSSPGKPPQCVSRPRNELGLPDDVEDKAPPPALSSSVEWSTSIERSTSAKCSGANSESSDEDDEEEDVFCPSFLPCSSDSDSDIVFDNDHGSKDSLSQEAQSKGKEESAMESTDSETPHLIAHYLYIQMEYCEKSTLRDTIDKGLHLDCSRLWRLFREILDGLAYIHEQGMIHRDLKPVNIFLDSQDHVKIGDFGLATDHPANVAASKQEMEESVSALLIKPDPTDNMTGMVGTALYVGPEVQGSTKSSYNQKVDLFSLGIILFEMSYRPMTTASERIAVLSQLRTESIQFPEDFRGSEQGTQMKVISWLLNHDPAKRPTAVELLKSDLLPPPQMEESELHEVLQHTMNNVNGKAYRTMVNRLFAQSVAPGIDYAYDIDFHKGSFNSSAAKLQQYVHETISRIFKKHGAVRFQTPLLMPKSKALYEGSDLACFMDHSGMLVTLPYDLRLAFARYVARSNISSLKRYSIDRVFRPRKPDRTHPKELLECAFDIVTPATSSLLPDAETIYTISEIIQEFSTLQERNYSIYLNHTSLLKAVLLHSGIPEDKLQQASNILCDTMTEKLTRREVEAKFCNLSLSTNSVQTLYKYIEQKGALHELLPLINSLTKRKTAVSQLAKQGVKDLEEVTGLLRKLGIKLHVVVNLGLVYKVQHHRGVIFQFVAFVRRRKRTVLEIIAAGGRYDHLFQEFRGPTSPPVALSAVGASVALDRICASLANMEEPPSVGSCDALVLPVGHTSMSRAIVVVQKLWSCGVSAEIVYDVSQPQEAVLEHSRQAGITCVVLVSDKEGSYVKVKCFEKDRQSEKRIPETDLLDHIVQKCRTRSFDDRNGRDMCESASLQNPKGSILATSGLSEPHGSNVPMTISVNLITPEKVSASTRRRHETQIQTRLQNLGSYLQNKSSNIEVVAVDLQKETVINFLSLEFDGEEAFNISVKNLLSRLPKQRYLKSICDEIHRFKMMQRKNHRASLKRGS